Genomic window (Gemmatimonadota bacterium):
CCACGAAGTCCCTCCTCTTCGCCGCCCCGGTCTTCGCACTCGTCGCGCTAGGCGCATACGGCTTTGCGCGCGCCATCAACCGGCACATCGAGAAGGACAAGGATCGGTCGGCGCGCGAGATCGTCGAACGCCTGGCCGCGCGAGCCCGATCCATCATCGAGGCGCGATCCTTGCCGACCACACCCGCCGTCCCGCGACTCGGTCGTTAGGCGCCGCCAACGGCCACGCGGTACCACCGCACCGCTTCCGGATTGCGCAGGACCAGGTGCGCCTCCGGCGTCGGCACGAGGGCAAAGGACAGTTCCTGTGGGGCGACCGCGTCCCCGTGCCGCAGGATCACGGCCAGTGTGTCGCCCCGCGACTGCACATCGACCGATCGAACCGTCGTGGTCTCGTTGCCGCCGGGGTACCGGACGGTCACGCGCTCAAGCTGAAGCTCCAGGGTCCGACCGGCATACCGCGGATCGTCGGTCACCCACGTGCCGTGAAGTGTCGTGGGCACGGTCGCCACCGGTGGCGGTTGCAGCTCAAGAACCGCCCATGCACCCAGCGACACGAGCGCCAGCAACGGCAGGAACACGGGGCGGCTGCGAGCCCTGGGGGCGGGCGCTTCGCGCACCGCAGTCATCGAGACCGTCGTCCGGGACGGCAGCCGCATGGTCGTCCCGACCTGCTCCAGAAAGTCGCGCAGCTCCATCGGGGTCGCCAAGTCACCGTCCTTCACGGTCGAGGCCCGTGCCTCGGCCGGCGGGTTCGCAGGACGACTGTTCAGGGGATCGCTCACACGCCCACCTCCAATGGGGACATCATCGACGGAGCCTCCGCCGGCCTTGGCGTGGCCAACACTCGCCCGGCCTGCAACGCCAGGAAGGCCTTGAAGAAGGTGGGGTCCAGATGCGGTCCCGACATGCCGGACATCACCCGCAACGCCTCCGGCGGGGTGAGCCCGGGGCGATACGGTCGATCCGAAGCCAGGGCGTCGTAGACGTCGGCCACCGCCAGGACGCGCGCGAGGACCGGGATGGCCGCCCCCGCCAACCCATCGGGGTAGCCAGCGCCATCCATTCGTTCATGGTGATGGCGGACCATCGGCAAGACGTCGCGCATGGCGGGGATCGGGGAGAGGATGTCATGACCAATCACCGGATGCAGCTGCATGGATGCCATCTCGTCAGGCGTCAGGCGTCCCGGCTTGTCCAGGATCGCTGCCGGGACGCCGATCTTGCCGATGTCGTGCAAGAGTCCTCCTCGTCGCAAGAGGTCGAGCTCGCGCGGATCGAGGCCGAGTTGCGCTCCCAGGGCAACCGCTGTGTTCGTTACCCGCTCCGAGTGACCGGCGGTCCACGGCGAATTGGCGTCGACAGCACGCGCGAAGGCCGTCAACGTGCCCAGCGAGAATGCGTCCAACTCGTCCACCAGACGCCGGTTGGCCAGCGCCATCGCGAGGCGATCGCTCACCTGGTGAATGAAATGCGCGTGTTCACTGGCGTCATCCACACCCTGCATCGTCCCAACGGCCACCACACCTTCCACGCGCGCACCATGCCGCAGCGGGACCATCACCCACTGCAACTCCTGCGCGCCGGCCACGCCAAGGAGGGCCATGCGTGAGCCACACTCCGTGGACGAGAATGAGCGGCCGCTGCGAATGGGGCACATGGCGGCTGGCATGCTGACGTGTGAGACGGGGTGTCCGGCACGGAGGATCGTCGTCGCGTCGCTGTCTCGTTCCGCCGGAATGATCACCAGCGCCTCCCGTACCGGGGCGAGCGCCGCCACGCTCGTCAGCGCGGCCTGTGACACGCGCTCACGGTCACCGGCGTCGAGCGCCGCTCGGTCCACTTCGTCCAACGCGGTCATCGCCCCCACCTGGCGCGCGATGGCGGTCGACATGGTGTTGAAGCTGCGCGCCAGCGCAGCGAGTTCGTCGTTTCCCTGCTCCGGAACCTGAACCGCACGTTCACCATCGCGCATCCGCGCCGTGGCCGCGGTCAGGCGATCCAGGGGGGCCGTGATTCGGCGAATCTGTTGATGGCCGGTGAAGAACACCACCAGCATCGAGAGCGCCGCGACGAGGCCAAAGAGGGATCCCATGTCGCCAGCCGCCGCGACCACGTCCTGGCGGCTCCGCAGGGCAATCAGCTCGAGGTCCGGGGACGCGAATTCATACCGCAGAAAGATGGCTCGCCGAGCGACCAGCCAATCCGGGGTCGTGGCCGCAAGGGCGCCCGCGGCCCTTGCCTGGTCTGCCCCGGCCGAGCACTGGAGCACGCGGCCATCCGCAGTACTCGTGACGCAGAGTATCGGGTCGGTGTCTTCGCCTGCGTCGAACCCGAGGAGTCGAGCGAGTGGGACCTCGCCCCAGTGCCACCTTGCCTGCTCGCCGGGCTCGGCGTGGACAAATCGCACCATGCCGTGCGCCGATGAATCCAGGACGACGATCGGTCGGCCCGCGGCCAGGTGCCGTTCCTCGTCAGCGGTGAGTCGCGGACCTGTCCACACCGCGCTTCGCCAGGTGCGCGGCTGGCGTGTACTGTCCAGGCCGGTGAAGGTGGTCCCCGCTGCATCGAGTGCCCGAAGGAGGTCGGCGATCCCAAGCCCACGATCGACGACGGCAACGGCCTGTTCCTTGGCGGCGACTTCGAGCCGCCCCACGGCGCGTTCGACGAGGGCGGAGCGCACTTGTCGATGCGACCAGATGGCGAGCACGGCCACCGGAACGAGTGCGCACGCGATGAACAGGGCGAGCAAGCGCTGACCGACGCGCGAGCGCACGCCGCCCAGGCGGCCGAGGAGGTCAGTACCGACTGGCGAGTCCAAAGTACCCACCATCGTTGGCCATGATGACGTCGTCGCGGCTGTGTGCGGCTGTCAGCGGCGACACCGAGCTGCCGTCCTTCCCCTTGCTATACAGGTCAAACGCCGAGTTGATCGGCACGAGGAATCGGTCCTTCCGCGCCCCAGGGGGCGCACCCTTCTTGCCCGGCGGAAACGGATTGTAGACGTATGCGTTTCCCCACGGATCGAGCATGGCACCGCGTCCGATGGCCGCCAACGAGGTGGGAAGCGAGTCCAATCCGGACAGGTCCTGGGCGATCGCGCGCAGGTCTCCGATAGCCTTCGCCACACGGGCGCGCTCCACGAGGTCGCGCCCGCGGGGAACCGCGATGGCTGTAAGGACCCCGATGATCGCCACAACGGACAGGAGCTCGATGAGCGTGAATCCCATCCTGCGCGGGCCCACGCGAACGCCAGCGCCGCCCGGACGCACCACGTCGTCCGGGTGCCTTCCGGTTCGCGTCACCAGTACCACCTTCATTCGCTATAGTCTCGACCGTTCGTCCCACCGACTTCATACATGAGGACGACCTAACACGGGGGCCGCAATACAGTCGCGCGATGCCCTGCCAGCCGCCGGATTCAACGAGCGCGGCATCTTGTCCGCCGTTCCGGGGGAGGCTCATGTCCGGAGTGTGGGCGACGGGCGCCCCCAAGCACCGCGAGCTGATCGGTGGCTCAGCCCGGTCGGAGTTCCGGGAGGTCGCGGAACAGCTCCAGCGCGGCCGGATTCGCCAGCGCGTCGGTATTCTTGACGGGCCGTCCGTGGATCACGTCGCGCACCGCCAACTCGGTAATTTTGCCGGAAATCGTGCGCGGGATGTCTGCCACCTGCACGATCACCTTCGGTACATGGTGCGGACTGGTATTCGCCCGAATGTGCCGGCGGATGCGGTCCCGGAGTGGATCATCCAGCACAACGCCTTCGCGCAAGCGGACAAACAACACGATGCGCACATCACGTTCGCGCGCGTCGCCAACCTCCTGCCCGACGACCAGACTCTCCACCACCTCGGGCAACTGTTCCACCTGGCGGTAGATCTCTGCGGTGCCGATGCGGACCCCGCCGGGGTTCAGGGTCGCGTCGCTCCGACCAGTGATGACGAGCCCCTCGTGCGCCGTCCACTCGGCCCAGTCCCCGTGGCGCCACACCCCAGGCCACGTGTCGAAGTAGGCGGCCCGGTACTTCGCGCCGTCGGGGTCGTTCCAGAAGGCGACAGGCATGGACGGAAACGGTCGCGTACACACCAGTTCCCCCGGGGTCCCGCGCACGGAGGCCCCGCGCTCGTCGAAGGTGTCGATGCACATGCCGAGCCCCGCCGCCTGCAACTCGCCACGCCACACCGGCGCCGTCGGGTTGCCTAACGCGAAGCAGGAGATGATGTCGGTGCCGCCGCTGATCGACGCGAGCTGGAGATCGTCCCCGATGTCCCGGTACACGTAGTCGAACGATGGTGGTGCGAGTGGGCTCCCGGTGGAGAGCACCGCACGCAGTCGGTCGAGGTCGCGCGTCTGCCGGGGCCGCAGCCCCTCCTTCTCCGCGAGCGCGAGGTACTTGGCGCTGGTCCCGAACACCGTGATCCGTTCCTCCTCGGCCATCTGCCAGAGCAGGTCCGGCCCAGGGGCGGCTTCTCCTCGACCGGGGCGCAGGGCGGGAGCCATCGGCGCACCATCGTAGAGAACGACGGTGGCCCCGGTCGCGAGGGCCGAGACGAGCCAGTTCCACATCATCCAGCCGCAGGTGGAGAAGTAGAAGATGGTGTCGTCGCGCGTGAGGTCGACGTGCAGCTGGTGCTCCTTGAGGTGCTGCAGGAGGGTGCCCCCAGCCCCGTGGACCATGCACTTGGGCAGGCCGGTCGTCCCCGACGAGTACATGATGTACAGCGGGTGATCGAACGGAAACCGGGGAAACGCCTGGGGCGGCGTGACGCCGACCGAGGGCCGGGCCGTCGACGCGTGATGCTCACGTGACGGGGTGATCGTATCGTGTTGTTCGGGGGGGGCCCCCCGCGCGGCTGAGCTCGGCCGCACAAACGCATCCCACCACACCCCGCCACGGATTCCGGCGAGATCTCCGCGCGTGCCTCCGAGCCGCTCCAGCAGGGGGACCACGACCACGTGTTCGATCGCGTCGATCGCCGCCACGATCCCGCGCGTGCGCTCCAGGCAATCATGCACCTTGCCGCCGTATCGGTAGCCGTCGGCGACGATCAACACTTTCGGTGCCACTTGCCCGAACCGGTCCAGCACCCCGTTCACCCCAAAATCCGGTGAGCAGGACGACCAGGTGGCGCCGAGCGACGCCGCGCCCAGCATCGCGATCACCGCGTGCACCGTATTGGGCAGGAAGCCGACCACCCGGTCGCCGGGCACGATCCCCACACGCGCCAGCGCCACGGACATCTCCCGTACCGCACGCCCCAAGTCGGCGTACGTCAGCCCCTCCAGCCGACCCGCCTCGGTCCAGCTGACCAGTGCGGGCCGATCATCCGAGAAACGCAGCAGGTTCTCCGCGAAGTTGAGGCGGGCTTCGGGGAACCAC
Coding sequences:
- a CDS encoding acetoacetate--CoA ligase, producing the protein MDAPLWRPSADRIAASQLAGFHRSLVGAGVLSDEPYSYAALHRFSIEEPAAFWGAAWRWCGVIGDWPEGSPVVQHAERMAPPDPVLGPTWFPEARLNFAENLLRFSDDRPALVSWTEAGRLEGLTYADLGRAVREMSVALARVGIVPGDRVVGFLPNTVHAVIAMLGAASLGATWSSCSPDFGVNGVLDRFGQVAPKVLIVADGYRYGGKVHDCLERTRGIVAAIDAIEHVVVVPLLERLGGTRGDLAGIRGGVWWDAFVRPSSAARGAPPEQHDTITPSREHHASTARPSVGVTPPQAFPRFPFDHPLYIMYSSGTTGLPKCMVHGAGGTLLQHLKEHQLHVDLTRDDTIFYFSTCGWMMWNWLVSALATGATVVLYDGAPMAPALRPGRGEAAPGPDLLWQMAEEERITVFGTSAKYLALAEKEGLRPRQTRDLDRLRAVLSTGSPLAPPSFDYVYRDIGDDLQLASISGGTDIISCFALGNPTAPVWRGELQAAGLGMCIDTFDERGASVRGTPGELVCTRPFPSMPVAFWNDPDGAKYRAAYFDTWPGVWRHGDWAEWTAHEGLVITGRSDATLNPGGVRIGTAEIYRQVEQLPEVVESLVVGQEVGDARERDVRIVLFVRLREGVVLDDPLRDRIRRHIRANTSPHHVPKVIVQVADIPRTISGKITELAVRDVIHGRPVKNTDALANPAALELFRDLPELRPG
- a CDS encoding prepilin-type N-terminal cleavage/methylation domain-containing protein — protein: MKVVLVTRTGRHPDDVVRPGGAGVRVGPRRMGFTLIELLSVVAIIGVLTAIAVPRGRDLVERARVAKAIGDLRAIAQDLSGLDSLPTSLAAIGRGAMLDPWGNAYVYNPFPPGKKGAPPGARKDRFLVPINSAFDLYSKGKDGSSVSPLTAAHSRDDVIMANDGGYFGLASRY
- a CDS encoding HD domain-containing protein; this translates as MRSRVGQRLLALFIACALVPVAVLAIWSHRQVRSALVERAVGRLEVAAKEQAVAVVDRGLGIADLLRALDAAGTTFTGLDSTRQPRTWRSAVWTGPRLTADEERHLAAGRPIVVLDSSAHGMVRFVHAEPGEQARWHWGEVPLARLLGFDAGEDTDPILCVTSTADGRVLQCSAGADQARAAGALAATTPDWLVARRAIFLRYEFASPDLELIALRSRQDVVAAAGDMGSLFGLVAALSMLVVFFTGHQQIRRITAPLDRLTAATARMRDGERAVQVPEQGNDELAALARSFNTMSTAIARQVGAMTALDEVDRAALDAGDRERVSQAALTSVAALAPVREALVIIPAERDSDATTILRAGHPVSHVSMPAAMCPIRSGRSFSSTECGSRMALLGVAGAQELQWVMVPLRHGARVEGVVAVGTMQGVDDASEHAHFIHQVSDRLAMALANRRLVDELDAFSLGTLTAFARAVDANSPWTAGHSERVTNTAVALGAQLGLDPRELDLLRRGGLLHDIGKIGVPAAILDKPGRLTPDEMASMQLHPVIGHDILSPIPAMRDVLPMVRHHHERMDGAGYPDGLAGAAIPVLARVLAVADVYDALASDRPYRPGLTPPEALRVMSGMSGPHLDPTFFKAFLALQAGRVLATPRPAEAPSMMSPLEVGV